A window of Vulpes lagopus strain Blue_001 chromosome 21, ASM1834538v1, whole genome shotgun sequence contains these coding sequences:
- the LOC121480043 gene encoding cationic amino acid transporter 3-like, whose translation MLCQALRRFGKKLVRKHPLELPVAENAPARSLSTLDLVVLGVGNTLGVSVYILAGEVARDQAGPSFVICSLVAGLTSVLAGLCYGEISARVPHSGSAYLYSYVTVGELWAFITGWFLILTTFAHIGIRIWAWTLFFDNLFGNKFSLTLQETFLPQAPGVFVEILSFIVMFLLLLIMELLTRNIRQLSLVTKTLTLVKVLALGFVIISGFLKGDLHNWKLAEDDYIKAGLNDTSSLGLLGSGGFVPFGFQGILRGSATCIYAFTGFNIIVTRVELAQNPKCSIPKSIMISLFICFLVYFGVSAALTLMVPYYQLQPGSTLPEAFLHIGWVPAYHFVNFGFFCSLSTKVFGNMFPIRQQVYMMAKDGLLFPVLARIQTGTYMPILATMIIFIVGTIMAFFLGFTDLLDLRSIGALLVFSLQAFIVLILRYQPERKNGGKEAEVLGENERNEMQVQEENEGNEAQVQEENEGNEAQVQEENEGNEADMQEENEGNEADMQEENRPAAESLTLQALFFPGNPTPTALSGWVVSVCSSLLVLLLTLLCLVLARWPVLLSGDPVWITVVVLLLVLITGMTGVIWRQPQSSSPIHFKVPGLPLLPLLSIFLNVYLMMQMTAGTWALFGSWVLVGFAIYFGYGIRHSQIP comes from the coding sequence ATGCTGTGCCAGGCACTCCGAAGATTTGGTAAAAAGCTGGTGCGCAAACATCCACTGGAGCTACCTGTGGCTGAGAATGCCCCTGCTAGAAGCTTGAGCACTCTGGATTTAGTGGTCCTGGGTGTGGGCAACACACTGGGTGTAAGTGTATATATTTTGGCTGGGGAGGTGGCTAGAGATCAAGCAGGACCATCTTTTGTGATTTGCAGTTTGGTGGCTGGCCTAACTTCAGTGTTGGCTGGGCTGTGCTATGGAGAGATTAGTGCTCGGGTTCCCCATTCTGGCTCCGCATATCTCTACAGCTATGTCACTGTAGGTGAACTCTGGGCTTTCATCACTGGCTGGTTCCTCATCCTCACCACTTTTGCTCACATAGGCATTAGGATCTGGGCCTGGACCTTATTCTTTGACAATCTTTTTGGGAACAAGTTCTCTCTGACCTTGCAGGAGACTTTTTTACCACAAGCTCCTGGTGTTTTTGTAGAAATTCTAAGCTTCATTGTTATGTTCCTTCTATTATTGATCATGGAATTGCTGACTCGGAACATTAGGCAGCTTTCTCTGGTTACCAAAACGCTCACTTTGGTGAAAGTATTGGCACTTGGTTTTGTCATCATCTCTGGCTTCCTGAAAGGGGACCTGCACAACTGGAAGCTCGCAGAAGACGACTACATAAAGGCTGGACTCAATGACACCTCCAGCTTAGGCCTTCTGGGCTCTGGAGGATTTGTGCCTTTTGGCTTCCAGGGAATTCTCCGTGGATCAGCTACCTGTATCTATGCTTTTACAGGTTTCAACATTATTGTTACCAGGGTCGAATTAGCCCAGAATCCCAAGTGTTCAATCCCCAAAAGCATTATGATTTCactgttcatttgctttttggTGTATTTTGGTGTGTCTGCGGCGCTTACACTTATGGTGCCTTACTACCAACTTCAACCTGGGAGCACCTTGCCTGAGGCATTTCTCCATATTGGCTGGGTCCCTGCCTACCACTTTGTAAACTTTGGATTTTTCTGTAGTCTTTCTACCAAAGTCTTTGGCAACATGTTCCCCATACGTCAACAGGTATACATGATGGCAAAGGATGGCCTCCTATTCCCTGTCCTTGCCAGGATCCAAACCGGCACATATATGCCCATTCTGGCTACCATGATCATTTTCATAGTTGGAACAATAATGGCATTCTTCCTTGGATTCACTGATCTCTTGGACCTCAGGTCAATTGGGGCCCTCTTAGTTTTCTCTCTGCAGGCTTTTATTGTTCTCATCCTCAGGTATCAGCCTGAAAGGAAGAATGGGGGAAAAGAAGCAGAGGTtctgggagagaatgagagaaatgaaatgCAGGTGCAGGAAGAGAATGAGGGAAATGAAGCACAGGTGCAAGAGGAGAATGAGGGAAATGAAGCACAGGTGCAGGAGGAGAATGAGGGAAATGAAGCAGACATGCAGGAGGAGAATGAGGGAAATGAAGCAGACATGCAGGAGGAGAACCGACCTGCAGCTGAGAGTTTGACTCTGCAGGCATTATTTTTTCCAGGCAATCCCACCCCCACTGCACTCTCTGGCTGGGTTGTCTCTGTTTGCTCCTCACTGCTTGTTCTGCTGCTGACTCTTCTCTGTCTGGTGCTGGCCCGGTGGCCAGTTCTGCTTTCTGGAGACCCAGTGTGGATCACAGTGGTTGTGCTGCTTCTGGTGCTCATCACTGGGATGACTGGGGTCATCTGGAGGCAGCCACAGAGCTCCTCTCCCATTCACTTTAAGGTACCtggtctgcctctcctcccactcctgagCATCTTTTTGAATGTTTACCTTATGATGCAGATGACAGCTGGCACCTGGGCTCTATTTGGTTCCTGGGTCCTGGTTGGATTTGCTATCTACTTTGGTTATGGGATCCGGCACAGCCAGATCCCTTAA